GAGCGCTCCCAGGCTCATCGCCTCTCTCGCCCTCCTGTCGGCCCCGTCGTCGTAGGCCCTGACGAGGTTGGGGACGATCAACCTTATCCCCTCGAGGGCTGCCGAGTCCGTTATCGGACTCGCGAGGGAGGAGAGGTAGGCCTCAGTGTTGTGACAGAGCGCGTCCATGCCGGTGGCCGCGGTAACGCTCTGTGGCATGCTCATCGTCAACTCCGGGTCCACTAGCGCGACCGAAGGAAGGAGCAGGGGGCTGTTGATCCACTGCTTGTGCCCTTCGACAGTGACCATCGACGTCACCGTGAGTTCAGCCCCCGTCCCTGCCGTGGTCGGGAGCATTATCGAAGGGAGGGGCTTGTTCGTGAACTTGTTGGTCCCCACGAAATTCAACGCGGGCCCGTCGTTGGTGGCGAACCCCGCGGCGACCTTCGCCATGTCCATCGAGCTCCCCCCGCCCACGCCGACGACCATGGTGTGGCTCCCTTTCCTCACCCGGTCGGCGACCGCCTGGGCTACCTCTATCCTGGGTTCAGCCTCGACTTCATCGAACACCTCGACCGACACCCCCCCGAGCCGGTCGACCACTTTCTGGGCGATCCCGGTCTTGACCATCACCTTGTCGGTGACGACTAGCGCCTTCGTCCCCCCGAGATTCTCCGCCTCCTGGCGGAGTCCGTCTATGGCGCCGAACCCGAAGACGAGCTTCGTGGGGAGGAAATAGGAAAACTTCAACGGAGCGCGAGCGGAGAACTGCTTTAAGAACGATTCCCGGGCGGTGGGCACAGAATTGCATCTGGATTCGGCCCAGGAGAAGCTGTTCCGCGGTGAAGCGGGAGAGGCTAAACAACTTGCGATGGAGATTGCGACCAAGGTCGGCGATGCAGTTGGGGCCGATTCGCTGGTTCCCATCAAGTCTGCGCACGTGCTCGCCCATTACAGCAGCCTTCACGAAGCGGGCATCGAGGTCCTTGAGCGCTTCGCGAACGCAGGGGGAAAGTTCGGAGTCCCGACGACCGTGGACCCGGCGAGCATCGACCTCGAGAACTGGGCGAGCTTCGGGATCCCCGAAGAGTTCGCGCGCAAGCAACTGAGGCTCTGCCAGGCATACGCGAAGCTCGGTGGAATCCAGTGTTGGACCTGCGTTCAGTACCAAGTCTGCAACTTCCCCAAGCGGGGTGAGGCCGTTGCCTGGGCTGAATCGAGTTCGGTTGTCTTCGCCAACTCGATAATCGGCTGCCGGTCCAACAAGATCACGGCAGGGCTGGACATCGCCTGCGCCATTCTCGGGCTTACTCCGGAGTTCGGCATGTTGAAGGATGAGAACAGGGTGGCCAATCTTGCATTCAACCTATCGATTGACAGGCCGAGTGACCTTGACTACCGTTCCATAGGGTTCTTCATCGGGAGGAAGGCGGCGTCGCGCCTCCCCGCCCTCGGGGGCCTTCCTGGGAACGTCACCTCCGACGACCTCAAGCACCTGGGCGCCGGGGCAGCGGCTGCGGGCCCAGTCACCATGATCCACTTCCCGGGTATCACCCCTGGGTCCCCGTCCCTCAATGCCGCCGCTGGAGGTGAACACGTCGAGAAGATCGATATTACAAGGTCAGACCTCAAGGCCGTGGAGGAAGAGCTGAACCAGACCTCGGAGACTCCCGACCTGGTTGCCCTCGGGGTGCCCCACCTGTCGATAACCGAACTTGGCCAGCTCGCGAAGGCCCTGAAAGGGCGCAGGCTCAAGACGGGCTCGAAAATGTACGCCTACACCTCGTCCCAATCATACGACATGGCAACGCGCACGGGCATCAGGGCCGACATCGAGGCATCTGGCGCCCGGCTCTCTCAGAGCACAGACGCGGAGATTTCCCCGCTGAAGGGGATGGGTTTCAACATCGTCCTTACGAACTCGGCCAAGCTTGCGGAAATAATCTCCGCCGAGGGGGAAGTTAAGATGAGGTATGCCTCTCTGAGCGATATCCTGTCGGAGGTGACGCGTTGACCCGAAGGGTCTTCAAAGGCCGGTGCCTCGTCGGCGGGAGCGCCAAAGGAGTGGCTCTTACTTCGCGAAGGGCGTTCACGTTCGCCCACGGCGTCGAACCAGCGACAGGGATTGTCACAGACCACCACAGCGAGATGAAGGGCTCCAAGGTCGCTGGCAAGGTTCTCTTCTACCCCTACGGAAAGGGCTCGACGACTGGGTCTTCTTGGTTTCTGGAGACGGTCAGGCTGGGGAACGGGCCTGCAGCGATCGTGACCGAAGGGCCCGACCTGACCGCCGTTATAGGCTCGGTCATGTCGAGAATCATCTACGGCAAGTCTATTCCCGTGCTCTCGGATTTCCCCCGCGAACTCTACTCCGCAGTCAAGACCGGAGCAGCAGTCGATGTGGATGGAGAGAAAGGGGAGGTAGTCTTGGAAGTATGAAGCCAGAGTCTCTTCTGAGGGCCAAGGACCTATTCCTCTTCGACCTTGACGGGGTGTTCTACAAAGGGAAGGAGAGCAGGGTCAAGATTGGGGGCACAAAGGCGGTTGAAGCCCTGCGGAAGCGCGGAAAGAAGCTCTTCGTCCTCACCAACAACTCGACGGACTCAGTGGAGACTGTATATTCACGGCTCCGCAGTTTCGGCATCCCCATCAGAAAGGAGGAGGTGCTCACAAGCGGCCTACTGACCGCCGATTACCTACACCGGAAGCACGGCCGGGTGTCCTATTTTCTGGTAGGTGAAGCTGGTCTTGAAGAAGAAATGAGGAAGTTCGGTCACAGACGGACGCAAGGGGAAAAGGCGGATTTCGTCGTCGTTGGACTGGACCGGGCGCTCACCTACGACAAGCTCGACCATGCCGCCAGACTCGTCCGGACCGGGGCTCCGATAGTGGCCACCCACATTTCCAGGCGGTACATGTACAAGACCGGACCAGCAATCGCCACCGGCCCAATTGTCAAGGCAATAGAGTTCGCGACCGAGAAAAGGGCGATCGTCATCGGAAAGCCCTCGCCTCTGATGTTCAGAGTGGCGCTGGAACGCGCGGAATGCGACCCTGAGAAGGCAGTCATGATAGGAGACCAGGTCGACACCGATCTCATCGGAGCGAAGCGTGCCGGCATCGATTTCATACTCGTGACCTCAGGGGTCGACACCCAGGCTGGTGGTCTCACTCCCATCGCGACGATCTCCAACGTGGACGAACTCGTCGGGTTGCTCTAGTTTGGCTGAGAGCAGCCCGGCTTCGTCTCAGGATGCCAAAGTCATCCCACGTCCAAGAATCCAGACACTGTCCGACCTCATATTCGGGCTAGCGCTCTCGATTGGAGCAATCGCCCTGATCTCATCCAAGCCCAGCAATCTTTCCTCGCTTGTCGGCTCCCTGACCCTCTTCGGGTTCAGCTTCCTCATACTGGCGTTCGTTTGGTTCAGGTACACCAACGCCATGTCAGTCCTTCCCGTCGAAACCGGGACGCTCGTCGCAGCAAATATGGTGCTCCTTTTCCTAGTTTCAATCGAGCCTTACCTCTTCAACCTAGTATCGTTCGCACCGCCTCCCGGCCAACTCGGAGCACCAATTTCGACTGCAGCCTACGCTCTCGACATTGGTCTGATGAACCTCATTCTCGCCTACTTCTATCACGAACTCTCTAGGGAGGGAACTGGACGACTATCGCAAAGATTCCTCAGGAGTTTTCGCTTGATGCGGAACTCCTTGCTGGTCAGCTCGGCCATGTTCTTCGTGTCGGTATTTCCAGTATTCTGGGACTTCACCATCTATGGTTCCCCTGTGAGGCTCCTTATCTGGATCGCAACGTTCGCCGTGGCCTTCATCAGGCGAGGCGTGGAACTGAGAGGGGCCTCCACAGCCACATGAATGTCGGAGAGTGGTGCGGTTAGATTCTTGGACGAATGCGGGAGACTGGTTTATTTCTGGGCCAAGGGGGTCGATGTTTCCAGGGCTTCAGATTTCAAATGGCTAACAATGGTTTCGACATCGACTACGACTTCCGGCTTCCCGTCGCTCCAGTGACCGGGATAGAGGCCGAGTCACCTTCAACTCCTGCAGGCAAGGAATCCACGCTCCCAATCTACTCGATCCTCGATTCGATAGATTTCTCCGACCACTTCGTGATAATCGGGGACGTAGGGACCGGTAAGAGCACCGTGACTCCAGTCCACGAATTCTCCTTGTCTAAGGGGAACAGGCAGATCGTCATTCGAGAGCCGTCCAGGGCAACCTGCAACGCCCTGTACTATTCGCTCAAGGCGCTCCATCCCGAACTCGAACGCGAATTCGCGGTCATCACCAAGGACACGAAAATCAACATCGGCGGGAGGATAAAGATCGTCACCGACGGAGTCCTCCTCAGAATGCTCGCTGAGAATTCGATTTCAAACTCTTCAATCTACTTCGACGAAAGCCACCAAATGTCCTCCCAACTCGAACTCTGCATGTCCCTCGCGAAGAAGGAGGAGGCCGCAGCAGGGAACCTCTTCCGGATAATGAGCGCCACAATCGACCCAAAGGAGTTCATGTCGTTCCTCGGAATCTCCAAACTCTACTCGATGACCGGCCGTAGGTTTCCGGTCAAGCTTGAGATGGAGCTGGTACGCGACCTCGATGAGATGTTCGCCGCCCTATCTTCCTATCTCTACACTCAGCCTCGGGATGAGTCATGGCTGGTCTTCCTCCCCACGAGGCGCCTGGTCGAGAAGTATGCCGGTAACTACGGCGGGGTCTTCATCCACGGAGGCCTGGCGGGCTCAGAGATCAACAAGATCCAGGAGCGGGCCGAACTCGACAAGAACCTGAGGATCTTCGCGACCAATGTGATAGCCTCCTCCGTCAACATCTATGTCGATAACGTCCTCATCTTCAACGATGTAATCGACAGCAAGGAAAGGCTGGGTCAGAAGACCCTCCGCTACCAGAAGCTTGACAACAACTCCCTCCTTCAGATGATGGGGAGGATCGGTCGTTTCAAACCGGGTCGGGCCGTCATCCTGACGGACACCCCGATCGCGCGGAAAATAACCCCCATACCGGTGCGGAAGGCCCTGGAGACTGAAACGCCGTTTGACCTTGTACTGCTCATGTCAAAGTACGGTCTTAAGTTATCAGAGCTGGACTTCATGTCCCGAGTCGACCATCGGGAGGTTGCCTTCGCCGAAGACTGGCTGGTCGAGATTGGGGCCATCGACCGCCGCACCCGCAAGGCCACCTGGAAGGGGGTATTGATGAGCGAAATCCCCTACGAGCCCGACTTCGCGCATATGATTTCAAGCGCGCTGATCTCAGACGACTATGACATGGCCCGATTCTTCCTAGCCTGCGGGGCCTTCGGCGACTCGCTCAACCACGCCTACAAGTCGGAGGCAGAAGGTCTAGCTCGCCAATTCTTGTATGCCTTCGACAAGACCAACGAACTCAACATCAAAGCTCACCTTCTCAAGAAGTACACAGAGGACGCTGGGGGCTCTTTCATTTCAAAGCTCGTTGCAATCGGATTCTTCCCGGGGTTCGTGGAAGAGGCGTGGAAGAACTATGAAGCGGCACGAGACTCGCTCA
This sequence is a window from Nitrososphaerota archaeon. Protein-coding genes within it:
- a CDS encoding helicase-related protein, with amino-acid sequence MANNGFDIDYDFRLPVAPVTGIEAESPSTPAGKESTLPIYSILDSIDFSDHFVIIGDVGTGKSTVTPVHEFSLSKGNRQIVIREPSRATCNALYYSLKALHPELEREFAVITKDTKINIGGRIKIVTDGVLLRMLAENSISNSSIYFDESHQMSSQLELCMSLAKKEEAAAGNLFRIMSATIDPKEFMSFLGISKLYSMTGRRFPVKLEMELVRDLDEMFAALSSYLYTQPRDESWLVFLPTRRLVEKYAGNYGGVFIHGGLAGSEINKIQERAELDKNLRIFATNVIASSVNIYVDNVLIFNDVIDSKERLGQKTLRYQKLDNNSLLQMMGRIGRFKPGRAVILTDTPIARKITPIPVRKALETETPFDLVLLMSKYGLKLSELDFMSRVDHREVAFAEDWLVEIGAIDRRTRKATWKGVLMSEIPYEPDFAHMISSALISDDYDMARFFLACGAFGDSLNHAYKSEAEGLARQFLYAFDKTNELNIKAHLLKKYTEDAGGSFISKLVAIGFFPGFVEEAWKNYEAARDSLNDLLRTSNLEPIPKEVVVDPPIFKLKPYLEDCLSFEMYDSNERNENDLRDIVVPGQFFARSFMMNYRRILFDMVAVEPARKHRHQNRRRENNQSWRFRGGRSRIRYSR
- a CDS encoding aconitase X catalytic domain-containing protein yields the protein MHLDSAQEKLFRGEAGEAKQLAMEIATKVGDAVGADSLVPIKSAHVLAHYSSLHEAGIEVLERFANAGGKFGVPTTVDPASIDLENWASFGIPEEFARKQLRLCQAYAKLGGIQCWTCVQYQVCNFPKRGEAVAWAESSSVVFANSIIGCRSNKITAGLDIACAILGLTPEFGMLKDENRVANLAFNLSIDRPSDLDYRSIGFFIGRKAASRLPALGGLPGNVTSDDLKHLGAGAAAAGPVTMIHFPGITPGSPSLNAAAGGEHVEKIDITRSDLKAVEEELNQTSETPDLVALGVPHLSITELGQLAKALKGRRLKTGSKMYAYTSSQSYDMATRTGIRADIEASGARLSQSTDAEISPLKGMGFNIVLTNSAKLAEIISAEGEVKMRYASLSDILSEVTR
- a CDS encoding HAD-IIA family hydrolase; translated protein: MKPESLLRAKDLFLFDLDGVFYKGKESRVKIGGTKAVEALRKRGKKLFVLTNNSTDSVETVYSRLRSFGIPIRKEEVLTSGLLTADYLHRKHGRVSYFLVGEAGLEEEMRKFGHRRTQGEKADFVVVGLDRALTYDKLDHAARLVRTGAPIVATHISRRYMYKTGPAIATGPIVKAIEFATEKRAIVIGKPSPLMFRVALERAECDPEKAVMIGDQVDTDLIGAKRAGIDFILVTSGVDTQAGGLTPIATISNVDELVGLL
- a CDS encoding iron-containing alcohol dehydrogenase, with translation MKFSYFLPTKLVFGFGAIDGLRQEAENLGGTKALVVTDKVMVKTGIAQKVVDRLGGVSVEVFDEVEAEPRIEVAQAVADRVRKGSHTMVVGVGGGSSMDMAKVAAGFATNDGPALNFVGTNKFTNKPLPSIMLPTTAGTGAELTVTSMVTVEGHKQWINSPLLLPSVALVDPELTMSMPQSVTAATGMDALCHNTEAYLSSLASPITDSAALEGIRLIVPNLVRAYDDGADRRAREAMSLGALMGGIALQAKMVFGHSIGYTIATRYRLPHGVSCGLPLPYIIANYSIACAPKMKALGDAFGLSGQGSDPVQNGGEAANKALEIAQHLKIPVTLKELGIKEEELQPLASECVSMYPRPNSPLVFDEKSMTHFYRMMWDGTLTA
- a CDS encoding DUF126 domain-containing protein — protein: MTRRVFKGRCLVGGSAKGVALTSRRAFTFAHGVEPATGIVTDHHSEMKGSKVAGKVLFYPYGKGSTTGSSWFLETVRLGNGPAAIVTEGPDLTAVIGSVMSRIIYGKSIPVLSDFPRELYSAVKTGAAVDVDGEKGEVVLEV
- a CDS encoding TMEM175 family protein — protein: MAESSPASSQDAKVIPRPRIQTLSDLIFGLALSIGAIALISSKPSNLSSLVGSLTLFGFSFLILAFVWFRYTNAMSVLPVETGTLVAANMVLLFLVSIEPYLFNLVSFAPPPGQLGAPISTAAYALDIGLMNLILAYFYHELSREGTGRLSQRFLRSFRLMRNSLLVSSAMFFVSVFPVFWDFTIYGSPVRLLIWIATFAVAFIRRGVELRGASTAT